GTTATTCTCTATAAATCATGGAGATTTGATGCCTTAGTGAAGCGCTTGGAccttgttgaaaatatatctcGAGTTAATCTTGTAAAGGATGCCTTATCTTGGTAGATTTCTAGTTGGGAAATGAGAAGGGAATGGCTCCGTTACTCTCGCGATTGTGACGGACCACTCTCCACCTGGAGTTTTTCCCACAATACTAGTTAACTAGTGTATCTTTtgtaggaaaatatattttgaatttaacgCTCCCGTATTGTTGCTAAGCTTTTCCATTTGATGGGACTTCTAAAGAGGCAAAGATCCAATGTGAAAGAGAACATAGACGgcgtaaaaagaaaaaaactacagAATAACTAGAGGGGAAAAAAGACACAATAAACGCGCAAATCACAATCattttggttaaaaattgatttttggaagaaaaatatatttttctatttctatttttgcagaagtttttgagcaaaaatttgTGTTTAATAACGatgcaaaatttatattctcgaaatagaattatgtttaataacgacacaaaatttctcttaCTCAATGGGCGTAGATAGTGGTCGCGATAGCCACTGGCGAATGTTGGCAGTAATTAGCAAGCAGCGATAGCGGACGGCAGTTGACGATCGGCAATGATCGGCAAAAGGCAACCGACAACTAGCGATGAATGATGGCAACAACGGGTAGGTGGCCAATTAATAGAGAGGACAAGCGATAAGAAGAGTTTTCAtatttcatttctattccaaacctatttttggattaaaaatttgttctaaaaatagaaaaatgaaattgtgtcaccaaacaaatttctattttgaaacaaaaaaattattctaaaatagaaatagaatggttgctaTGCACGCCCTAAGTAATTAGAATGTGCAtatctcaatttttcaaaaggattttaaaaagaaatatacctAAAAAGACAAGAAGACTCACCATTAAGAATTTCATACATGGAAACTAGTATGAAAACTTGTCCATTTCAGTGAGAAAGAGTAATGAGTAGCCAAAAATGAAAGAGTCAAGGTTAGTGAACCGGGtttttttgtcccaaaacaAAAGTTAGTGTTTCAAATCAATGATTTTGAGTGAATTGTTTAGTTTGCACTGATGGAAAACTTAACATATTTCTAAAGTAAAAGTTCATGCTTGGATactcatttcttttcattttggatgAGTTGAGCCAATATGATGAATTAAAAGAGTTCCACGTTATGAACTTTATACTGCACACATAACTTACACGCACTTTAGAAGGTTGCCAAAGAGAGTATGGATAAATagaatatggaaaaagaaattaacaaaaaattgaagGGATCGAATTCTATTTGTATTGTTTCCGTCTTTGGATCGTTTTAGAAGTGAGGATACTTTCATGTTGTGTATTTTATtacatgcattttttattttttttttggatttggcttgGAAGTACTACAATTGAAAACACTTTTGTGCCATTTAAAATATTTCCTAAATTCAATATTCCACAATGTTTTtcattcaataataaaataataatcctCTGTGGATTTGCTTTTCAATATCTCTTAGTTATGGTCTTCAATATCTTTAATTTCCATAGCTCCAGTAGCCAAATCGACACATATGGGAATTTGTGGTCATTGTGGCATCATCATTGATGGTAAATAATGGTGCCATCATATTAGCAGGACGTACTTTTAGTTGGAGTAGGATTCTTGGTTTGAGTagatttcctattttggatccaaATCTTTTCTATATAAGAAGTGAGTTTTCTTTGTAAATTgcatcaaaaaaaaaacttcctttCATGACCATTAATCATGCAACTCATGAATTTCATCATGAGAATTTGAAACGTGAAAATCTTGtgataaaattttatgtaaCTCATCTGTGGAATTGACTAGCGAGAAATTGTGaaactttgaattattgcatataattaaGAGTTAGGAAACACTGTGAGTGTTTCAGTAACTCGAGTGTCCTTGTAATATAGCGATATCGctcaattcataaaaaaattttgttctacTTTCCCCTTGAGGTTAGTTCCATTGACCAATCCACGTAAATCCGATATCCGATTGgattcctttattttgtttattttattgcttGATCACATATTTTTGGCTATAGATCCATCACCTCATCAAGCAAGCTATCTCAAAGCTCAACAGAAAAATtgcaaatcaatcaaaaatctaTTGCGtaaaattcaatcaagtcctaaaataaACTAAGAAATGCAGTTGCATTAACAATTTCAACTTCATATGTCCAAATCCAATGTAGGTATGTGTCAATTATGTGCAATATAAAACTTAGTACCCTTTCACGAGAATGCATGATGCTCCAATGGCCACCCTTCCCATATAGGAATGAGCAGGTAAGAAGTATGAATCTCCACATTTTAAAAGGGACTACAGATGAAAACATTTAGTTTCAAGTATGGAATTTGACTTTCACGCTTTGTAAAGAACTaaggcaaaagtttgagagtgagttgaaAGACAGAGTAGAacagaccaaaaaaacaaagaatatcTATAATCATATAGAGAAGATACTCTTTTCATAATATATGtagaaaataagataattacAATGGTTTTGTCATGCCAAGCTAGAACACTACAAAAAAGCTTTGTCAATGTTGTGGGACAATAAAGAAATCATTATTCAAAACCCTACTAATTCATGCACTAATTTCGTCAGATACGGATGCATAAAAGGTATATAAAAGGATTTTCGctgggaaaataaataatttagaaactATTTCTTTATAAACGATcgcttgtattgcttgaaatgCTTAGTCAATAAAAATAAGTTTCCATAATTGAGTAAAGTTTATGTCTAAAAAAATTTTCcggatgaagaaaatatttttcgtcaattcatttttataagagatAAAAGTTATTGTTTTtaggaagatattttccaaatttttttattttctatgaaataaacAAAGCTTACCAGAATGTCCAACGAAAGGGTGCAATCATTTTTAAAGGGGTTTTGGGGAATGTTTGGGCGTTTGACAAATTACGCATTGGAAAGTGACTTGTGTAaaaataccgtttggcaaaacttattacaaatgggcttttgcttttaattttttctttttaaaatatgaaaatcaaatccggcggccggcggtgctggacggccagatctggcctccaGACCGTAGACGCACGCCGTCGTCTACGGTCGCAGAGGCCCGATCTAGCGACCTGATTCGTGCGAGCCGAAGGAGTCGGAGCGCATAAGCAAGGAGTTGACGCGGTGCTGCTTGCACTCGTCGAAGGGGATGGATCTGCCGCAAAAAAGGAAGGTGCTGACGGTCAAGGcgaaggcggcggcggggcCGATGGAGAACTCAAAGTCGGGGGCTTCCCAGAACGGCGGGGCGGGAGGGCCATCGGGTTGGTCGAGGGGACGGCCGAGATCGGCCTTTGGACCGCCAGATTTGGCCTCCGACAACCAGATCTAGCGGCCTGAGGCCTGGTTCTCGCGAGCCAAAGGAGTCGACGCGATGCTACTCACGCTTATCGAAGGGGATGGATCTGTCGCAGAAGAGGAAGGCGtcgacggcggaggcggaggtggcgTCAATGACGGAGGCGGCGTTGACAACACAAGCGATGGCAAAGAACTCGAAGAATTCATGGGGAAGAAGGTGAACGACGTGTGAACAGTAGAGCTTACATTGAGAGAATGTCGAATGCTCAAAGCTGTCCTACCCCAACATTGGGCTTTGAGCATTTGGAATGCCCACATTTCGCCAAATAGCATTTAAAAGTTTTgtcaaacacaaaaaaattttcccaaggggctttcagggctgaaagccccttgggaaagcccaaccaaacagggccaaaaTCTTCACCACATCCTCTTGTCTGCTTCTTTGCCAAATTCGCTGGGCCTCGCAAGCTTGCCCAGTATGGCATTCTTGAAGCTGATCACCTCCTGGGCTCTCGAGCAAGCCCTCTGCATCCTGGCCTCGCTCAAGCTGCTCCGCGAGCCCGCCGCCGCGTCATGGAGAGAGAGCCGCCTCTTGGACCCGAGCTCAGGCCTCTGCTTCGGCGCGCTCTGCGACCGCAGCTTCGCAGCGGAGGACTCCGTGATGGCCATGTAGTTCGGGGACCGCCCACTGATTCGCCCCCAGGAGGAGCCATCCCCGCACTCGCCGCTCCTGTGGGACGGGGTGGCGGGCCCACTGGGGCCACAGAGGCTAGAGCCCGCAAGCCGGGGCGTGTTGTGGGTCGTGGTGGAGAACCGGCACCCGTTGCCGCCGCTCAGGGCCCACTCGGGGTCGGGGAAGCTCCGGCGCTCCGGGATCGACAGGAGGGGCGGGGCATGGAGCGGGAGGGTGGCGGAGAACGTcgggtggggaggcggcggcagcggcggtggcTCGGAGTAGAGATATGTGTCAGCAGGGTGGGGCCTGGCGGGCCTCGAATGCCGCCCGCCGGTGTCGACTTTCATGATCGTCGGGCATCCTTCGGCGGTCGTGATCGCTGTCGCGGCGTCGAGAGAAGACAGCAGCCTCATGCTGTGAAAGGATGCTGAGTACTCGCTTCCTGCGTCGTCCGATCTCTCCTGCAAGAGTCGACAAGCATGAACGAGTTCATCGCGAAAAGAGGTCGATGCTGACGCGTTTCGATGGCCGAATCGTACCGTGGAATGGCGCGGCGGGcactcggcggcggcggcggcggcgcagaCGTCGGAGGCGGCGAGAGGAGCGCCAGCTCGGCAGGAACGGACGGTGGCCTGAGCTCGGAAGAGAGATTGCATGCAGTGAAACGCGGCGGCGGCTTGCTTCCTCACCAGATATCCCCTCACGACCGCCTGCAGCTTCACCAGCGCCCGCAAAGCTTTCAGTGCTTTTCTCGCCTGTTTCGCATCCGATGAAACGATCAAATACAGAACGGAGATGAAGACAGGGCGAGTCTTTAAAACACTGCTCACCAGATATCCCCGGAAACTAGCCTGAATCTTCACGGCGGCCCACCTCTCGGGGCAGCCGAAGCCGCCGAACGCGGTGCTCCTGCCGCGGCTGGTGAGCCTCACGACGTCGACCGCAGCATgagctgccgccaccgccgcgtcCGCAGCCGCCACGGTGGCCGCGGCCACCGCCACCGCGTGCTTGCTTTGCTCCTCCTCGCGCTCCTCCACGTAGAACGACCGCAGCCAGGCGGCTTCCGCTGCCGATATGTTGGGAGGGATAGTCGCCGGGTTGTTGCACAGTCCCCGCCAGCGCGGCGGCGTTCTGGGTGGCAGCGGCGGTCGGCGGCGTCCTTGACGACTTCTCTATCCTTCCCGATCCCGAACAGGCCCTTGAGCCACCTCACCGCCCGACCCATTTCAAAAGAAACCGCCAGCAGCTTCCGAAAGACGCGAACTATCCAGGGGAAAAAAACACGAAAAGCTTGGAGAGATCGATGCAGTTGCGTCActtgttctcttcttctctctctctcttcttccggTTTCTTGCAGAGCAGGTGTTGGATTTGCCGAGAAGCAGAGCGGCGATCATTCGTTGAAAAGAATACAAGGCTTTTCGGTAGACGAGAAGGCGTAGAAAAGGAACAAGGAAGCAGAGGCAGAGGGAGGGAAACTTTGATGTTTTACAAGCTGTGTTTTGTCTCTTTTGCTTTCGTGTTGAACAGGAGCTGAGAAAATGGACTGAAACATGCAGAGGTCGCATGCAATTATGCAAGAGAAAGATGACTTGTCGAACTGCACTCGAGGGTTTCCGAAAGAAACAATATATTTTTTCAGTTAATATAGAAAGGGTTAATATAGAAAGTTAATTATTGGAATTTTCATACTTGGGTGTtcataaaaatttgcaaaatcacGGTCAGATGCATTCGACTCAAATTCCAGTCGATGCTCTCTTGCAACAGCAGCTCCTCAAGAAAGATGTTCCGCGATAGAGATACAAattgagaaagaagaatatTGTGTGTTTACATTTGAGATCCCGTGAAATCATGTAAAAGAACcgatatcttttttatttgatcaagTTTTAATTTGGAGAGAACGAACATGAATTCCTAATCCAGTTCCTAATAATAATGGCTTTCTTACATGCCATTGAAGttctgtttccatcaaattttcaGTATATTGCCTTCTTCTCTAAGATTTCACTCTAAAATCTACCGCTAATTGATTTCCGATCACCCGTCCcgcttattttttatttggtgtgaaaaatcaaattattgtAGTAAGATACAGAAGGTTAGCACAATTTCGCCACGAAAACTTATGTTGTTATTTCTTCATGACATGACTCCGAGTATTGTTAGTTTTCACGTAGAATTGCCGAGAAATGGTTCTCTCTTGACCACAAGAATCAGTCCGTATGTGCACTCATTTCCGGTCCGATCATATGGTGGAACCAGAATCCGACCAACACCCTCTCAAATCCCATGGCAAACAGGCACgtgaaaatgaattttgaagTCGTTTCCAAGGGGGGTTAGCTTGCGAACGGAAACAGTAGCGCATTCGCCGTGTTCAAGCTGAATGAAAAGTCAACGTCGATGAACAGGGACTTTCCTAGGACATCTTTGTTTGTTTCCCTTCGCCATAAGTGGATGCAGAAATTGATGACGAGGTTGCGACAAGACCTCCCTCTGCTGTGACGCAGTCGAATCCAGCGGTcgttttttttccatttttcccagGAATCCTTCCCTGGTCCCACTGTCCTTGGGATGGACATGCTACTTTGGGGTGAGCCATCATTCGGCAAAATTTGACCAGATCATCGATTGGAATCCAAAAGCTTTAGTGAAAGATCGTCGCACCGATCAGGCCGATTGATGCGATGCTTACTTCGAGCTTTTTACATGTCATTGAAGTTCtgttttcatcaaattttcaatatattaccTTCTTCTCTACTCCAAAATCTACAGCTAATTGATTTCTTGATCAGTCTGTGTCCcgacttattttttatttggtgtgaaaaatcaaattattataGTAAGATACAGAAGGTTGGCACAATTTCGCCACGAAAACTTATGTTGTTATTTCTTCATAACATGGCTCCGCGTATTGTTAGTTTTCACGTAGAATCACCAAGAAATGGTTCTCTCTTGACCCAAGAATCAGTCCGTATGCGCCCTCATTTCCGGTCCGATCATATGGTGGAACTAGAATCCGACCAACACCCTCTTAAATCCCATGGCAAACAGGCACGTGAAAATGAATTTCGAAGTCGTTTCCAAGGGGGGGTTAGCTTGCGAACGGAAACAGTAGCGCATTCGCCGTGTTCAGGCTGAATGAAAAGTCAACGTCGATGAACAGTGACTTTTCTAGGACATCTTTGTTTGTTTCCCTTCGCCATAAGTGGATGCAGAAATTAATGACGAGGTTGCGACAAGACCTCCCTCTGCTGTGACGCAGTCGAATCCAGCGGTcgttttttttccatttttgcccAGGAATCCTTCCCTGGTCCTACTGTCCTTGGGATGGACATGCTACTTTGGGGTGAGCCCATCATTCGGCAAAATTTGACCGATCATCGATTGGAATCCAAAAGATTTAGTGAAAGATCGTCGCACCGATCAGGCCGACTGATGCGACGCTTTACTTCGAGCGGTGGTCGGTGCTCAAGGACATGCTGCACGGCCGTGGCAGGGACCGTGCGACATGGCAGGCTCGCCTTTTGTACGGTAATTATAATTCAAAAAGCGAGCATTCCCATGAACGCGTAAGGGACTCTTTCCCCCTCCCGCTATGCATATGAAACTATCAATGGGTATTTTTGGTCCGTAATTCGGAGAAAATGTTGCACAGGCCGACCCTCCACGTCACCATGGGCCGGACCATCCAGCAATCGACATGTGGCGCCGGTGGATCCCACGGACAAAGCCTAGGAGACTCCGGAACTGgaacttttcttttccactgTTTCCCAACACGTGAGTTTTCTCTCTCCACGGCTCCTTCGCCAATCGCGTCGACAAACCGCAAGCTCGCTCGAGCGCTCTCTCGGACTAGAGTTTCCGCCGATGAGAGAATGGGCTTCGGCGCGACGACCCTCTGACTGGTGACGACCTCCTCGGCGGAGTCGAGCAGCGCCAACCCTTTGAACGGGTCGCCACCGGCGAAGAACTCGAAGGTCTTGGCCTTGAAGGCAAGGTGAACTTCCGCAACGTGTCGGAGATCTGCGGCGCCTTGGAGGAGGCGCCGTTTATGTCCGCCGCCGTCATTGTCGCCGCCTTCGTCGCCGTTGATCGAAGAACgtgaaatgaaagagagagagagacgtcatTGGTGGTAAATAATGGTGCCATCATATTAGCAAGACTTACTTTTAGTTGGAGTAGGATTCTTGGTTTGAGTagatttcctattttggatccaaATCTTTTCTTTATAAGAAGTGAGTTTTCTTTGTaaattgtataaaaaaaaaacttcctttCATGACAATTAATCGGGCAGCTCATGAATTTCATCATGAGAATTTGAAACGTGAAAATCTTGTCATAAAATTTTATGTAACTCATCTGTGGAATTGACTAGTGAGAAATTGTGaaactttgaattattgcatataattaaGAGTTAGGAAATATTGTGAGTGCTTCAGTAACTTGAGTGTCCTTGTAATATCTGTAATATCActcaattcataaaaaaaaattgttctgcTTTCCCCTTGAGGTTAGTTCCATTGACCAATCCACGTAAATCCGATATCCAATTGgattcctttattttgtttattttattgcttGATCACATATTTTTGGCTATAGACCCATTGCCTCATCAAGCAAACTATCTCAAAGCTCAATGGAAAAATtgcaaatcaatcaaaaatctattgcataaaattcaatcaagtcctaaaataaACTAAGAAATGCAGTTGCATTAACAATTTCAACTTCATATGTCCAAATCCAATGTAGGTATTTGTCAATTATGTGCAATATAAAACTTAGTACCCTTTCACGAGAATGCATGATGCCCCAATGGCCACCCCTCCTATATAGGAATGAGTAGGTAAGGGGTACGAATCTCCACATTTTAAAAGGGGCTACAGATGAAAACGTTTAGTTTCAAGTATGGAATTTGACTCTCACGCTTTGTAAAGAAGTAagacaaaagtttgagagtgagttgaaAGATAGAGTAGaacagacaaaaaaaagaatatctaTAATCATATAGAGAAGATACTCTTTTCATAATATATGtagaaaataagataattacAATGGTTTTGTCATGCCAAGCTAGAACACTACAAAGAAGCTTTGTCAATGCTGTGGGACAATAAAGAAATCATTATTCAAAACCCTACTAATTCATGCACTAATTTCGTCAGATACGGATGCATAAAAGGAATATAAAATGATTCTGTTCATTTCGctgggaaaataaataatttagaaactATTTCTTTATAAACGATCGCTCGTATTGCTTGAAATGCTTAGTCAATAAAAATAAGTTTCCATAATCGAGTAAAGTTTATGTCTAAAAAAATTTTACAGacgaagaaaatatttttcgccaattcatttttataagagatAAAAGTTATTGTTTTtaggaagatattttccaaattttttattttctatgaaacaaacaaagcttACCAAAATGTCCAAAGAAAGGGTgcaatcattttaaaaaatattttccaaattatttaatattcgcaaaacaaataaagcgttaatttttacagaaaatatCCCAAAAAAAGGTGCAAAAACAGGAAAACAAGAAATCAattcttttctccttcaaagCACTCATTCGACCATTTTAGTGGTCAATATCATCTAATGACTATACATCGGAATATAAGAATAGAGTGCCCTTTTTTCCTGGATGCTTCGATGCGAATATATATGGTCTACCTTCTGGGGACCAAAAAGACAAACAAGAGAAAGCGAATAAATGCCTACcttgtttttctaaaatatggtcgattaataaataaaattgggGGGGGGGATTATCTATCGTAGCCCTCCAACCCAACTCACGATCCTAGTCATCTGCAAAGAGTGTGGGGCCCATCTTGCACGCGTAACCGGACAAACCTACTGGCCGGCAAAGCCTAGTTGTACCATTGAAACGACACGTGTCGGTATCAGGAGCCTCCATCTAATGGTCGTCTCCGTGACGTAACCGATTAGTTGAACGACGAATGAGAACAAGAGGCAGAGGGACACAAGGAAGGGCTCGTAATTATTTCCAGCCACTCGCTCACCTTCAAAAAgtcaatttgcttttctttattattaccatttttcaaaacatcggtgggaatttaaaaaaaaatcaaaatattaaaaaaattctcaaaaaaccTCAATCTATACTCATTATAACATACATacctataattttttatgtcacaaaaaattcaaatttatacaCGTGTAACATAATTCGGGTATTTACATCATAATGGgtaaatttaaggtttttgataacataaaaaaataaaaaaaatcaggcTCACTCGATTGCTCATTTGTTTCCATGTATTACACGTAGAAGACATGCCGGCAAGGAAGATAACCATCACCCTTGCATTCACTGGTCAACTCTTGTTTAAACCACTAAAAGACGggaaaacaaggaaaataatCGACTCTTCATGGAAAGATTGTAGCTTTCAAATTGCTACCGTGGCTACTTTGAGGATGCCAAGCCCTATAAATCCAGCAGAGAACCCCAAgaaaagaataggagaaaacGTTTAGAAAAGGTACTcggaaaaaaagataaattgatCATGGACTCTATTTCAACACTGAAGCTTCCCATGATAGATCTGTCCGAATTAGATGGCTCAAAGCTAGGGACAGCTCGATGGGACTCCTTGCAAAGTCAAGTCCGAGAAGCCCTTGAAGAATTCGGTTGCTTCGAAGTCTTGACTAATAGGATGACCTTGGAGCTTCACAATGATGCGTTTCAAGAATTGGAGGCATTGCTCGAGCTCCCGACCGATGTGAAGCACCGGTTCAATGTCCCAGATAAGCCGTATAACGGCTATTTTGGGAATCTTCCTCATTCACCTCTCTACGAGGCATTTGCAATGACATACACCCCCAACTCGGGCTCTATCGAAGGATTTGCAGATCTCTTTTGGCCGGAGGGAAACACAAGATTTTggtaatccttttttttttatacttgtaattatattatttgttcCAATTAAGGAAGTGTTAAGAGACATGTTTATCAAATGGATCACCAATGACGCGAATTTTATTTCCATTTACTTCGatgcaagaagaaaatgtaaaatgaatCATCTGTGAAGATGTCAATCCACAACCCTATCTATAGAAATTGTGGTTTCGATGTGTGCCTTTTTTCATGAATATGCAGCGAGACAATGAAAACATATGTGACGAGGGTTTTGGAGTTGGATTCACTAGCGAAGAAGCTGGTTTTGGGAAGCTTGGGCGTAGAAAGGTACCTGGAATCTCTAGCCAAGTCGGTTAGATACAATGTCCGTCTCCTGAGATATGCTGCTCCTGGGACCAAGGAGTCCAAGAAGCCTGGGGCTGTGTGCCATCGCGATCCAAACTTCGTGAGCATACTTCACCAGAACCATGTGAACGGATTGGAAGTGCAAACTAAGGAAGGATGTTGGTTCGAGATTGCCCCTTCCTCAACTACCTCTTTCATTGTCCTCGCTGGGGAGTCATTCTACGTGAGTCTCCCCCCACCCACTCTCTCTTTATTGAATTTGGTTCAAAAAGTAGGTGACATGCTATAAGAGCATCGAACAAGAATTCGGGAGCCCGACTTTACATATCAATCATAAATTATTGTTTATATTTCTATTATTGATCATCACGTCCGGCAAGAGCTAAAATTATGACAGTAAAGTTAATTTCTTTGTAAAATTCTCATAGATGGGTTCACATGTGAAACATAGATTCGTGTATGGTTGAATGCATATTGATACAATGAAATTGATGCTAACTTGTGATGAGACAGAGCATCATCATTGTAAgcctctccctttttttcat
This genomic stretch from Eucalyptus grandis isolate ANBG69807.140 chromosome 3, ASM1654582v1, whole genome shotgun sequence harbors:
- the LOC104440314 gene encoding LOW QUALITY PROTEIN: protein IQ-DOMAIN 14 (The sequence of the model RefSeq protein was modified relative to this genomic sequence to represent the inferred CDS: inserted 1 base in 1 codon) produces the protein MGRAVRWLKGLFGIGKDREVVKDAADRRCHPERRRAGGDCAXNPATIPPNISAAEAAWLRSFYVEEREEEQSKHAVAVAAATVAAADAAVAAAHAAVDVVRLTSRGRSTAFGGFGCPERWAAVKIQASFRGYLARKALKALRALVKLQAVVRGYLVRKQAAAAFHCMQSLFRAQATVRSCRAGAPLAASDVCAAAAAAECPPRHSTERSDDAGSEYSASFHSMRLLSSLDAATAITTAEGCPTIMKVDTGGRHSRPARPHPADTYLYSEPPPLPPPPHPTFSATLPLHAPPLLSIPERRSFPDPEWALSGGNGCRFSTTTHNTPRLAGSSLCGPSGPATPSHRSGECGDGSSWGRISGRSPNYMAITESSAAKLRSQSAPKQRPELGSKRRLSLHDAAAGSRSSLSEARMQRACSRAQEVISFKNAILGKLARPSEFGKEADKRMW